One Rouxiella sp. S1S-2 genomic window, ACTAATGCAGCATTAAAGATGTTATTTTCCGGCAATAAAGAGTCCAGACTGTGTTTTCTCTCGAGAGTCGGGTGTTTTAATTGACTTTTCTCAAAAGAGAAAAACTTTTGGAGTAGTGATGGCTCTGTTATCAGACCCGCGTCATGGAGTTCTTTAACCGATTGGTCAAACGTTTCCTTTGCGCTATCCAACAATGCTTTTATTCCTTTCTGCTGACCTTCTTTGAAAGCCCTGGAGGCTTGCACTGCTGTAAGCCTTTGTGACATATTTTTTATGCGTGCATAGAATGATTGGTTTTTTATAAATTCCAGCGTTAGCGGGCTGTCCGAAGTATATTTCTCTCGCATGACACTATGAATTTTTTGCCTGGTGGCTACATTACTGCTCAACAGTCTTATTAGCTGAGCGACCCTTAACCCCGACCGTTGATTCATGATCAGTGGCAAGGTATTGACTAGAGACAGTTGTAAATCACGGGTTGTCGGTAAAAAAGCCGCAGCAACGTCATCAACCGATACTCTGTGCCGATTCAATAGGTTTAACAACGTACTGGTCACTTCATGAATAACATAAGCCCCGACTTTTTCTCCTTCGGCACTTTCAATCCCCATCGCAGCCCAGCTTATTATCTGTTCATCGCTGATCCAATTTAATAGAGTTTCAGGATAAACGTTCCTTGTTTGAATAAAACGGCTTAGCAGATCGGGTAATTTTTCTGATTGCCCCGGCCTTACGGTGGATTTTTGTTTTCTTTTATTAGAACCGATCACTGGATCGTCGAATGAAATTGTACTGGCGGAGCTGGCTATTGATACATTGTTCACCTCGAATGTAGAAGTTGAGTATTGTGAAGGACTAATGTTAACTACCTTATTTTGATGAAGCAGTTGTAAATACTCCATTTCAAAAGTGTCGAGGTCCACGGCTTGAAGATATTGATGGTGGTTATTGATGAATTCCTGAGCGGCATGGCCTCTTAATTCTGCGATGGCCGCTGCTGTATCTTCACGTCCCAGCCCCTGGGCTATCGCACGGTACAGGCAGTCTCCATCGGGTTGATTGGGCATCTTCACACCGTGCTGAAACAAATTATAATGGCCGCAGTCTTCTTTCCCCGACCTAACCAGCGCAATAGTAGCCTCATCCATTGACGGCGCTCGATTAAATGGAATATCGGTAACTCCACGAAAATAAAGCGGTTGCTGTTCACCCTCTTGAACAACGGAGATGACAATATCAGCGGGCAACCTCCGCGAATTCAGCAACAGCTGTACCACCTGATCGCCCAGCTGATTATTGAAACTACCGGCTTCTCGCAGCATCAACTCTGCCATATTTTTAATGTCCTCAAGACCAAATAAGGGCATTGGCGAGAGCGGAAGATTGTAAATATCACTGGTGGAGTCATGTTGTGCGACTCCAGGTTCGGGTAAGCAGCATGAGGTAGAAGGCGCCGGTGAGGCACTCGGCGTGGTATCGCGATATTCAATCCCGGCGAGGTCGAGCAGGTTTGCTGGGGCAGTGACCCCCTGTGCGTCACACGCTGATGTATCAATGAGCTGCTGTGCATCAAACACTTTGGTTCTTCTAAAATTATTCAATAAAGCGCCGGTTGCAGCAGAGCACTCACTGGCGTTTAAGCCATGTAATTCTTTCAGCCGTAACCCCCACTCAATTTGAGTTTCACCCGGTAATCTTGGAGACTCAGTTTGCGCGCGTATTACCCCTTCGGTAACTTTTTGAAATAGGGGTCGCGTCCCCAGTGTGTTGGCGCTAACCCCAGCCACCGTCGCATAGTCTCTAAGAATGTAGTTTGGATATTCTTTCTTTAGACGGATCCCGTACTCTAAAGGCGTTTCGTCCGGTTGACAGTGCGTTTCGGAACGCATTTTATCGATAGCTTCATTAGGCTTTCGAAATAGAGGTGAGTGATGCAGCGTAATCGGCGTCACCCCTGCCGCATCGGCCAATTGAGCATGCGTTAAGTGGGGTGCGGCAATTCCCAGCCTGTAGGCATACTGAAGTGAGGTTTCGTGCTTTTCCCTTGGCGTTTTATCCTTCGCTGCAAACATCTCTTTATTTTTAGCTTCATTACCACGCAATTTATAAGGTCTTACCTGAGGTAACGGGATAAAAGAGGCTGGATTAGCCACGCCTTGCAGACTGGAAATCCACGGACTGACCGGCTGCGACATAGCGCGAGTATCAGGAAGAGGAATAAAGGGGGGAGTTGACGACGGTGTGATTTTATCAGACATCGGGTGTCACTCTCTATGAAGAGGCGTTGCAATAACGCGTTACTTACCAATAGAAGGAGAAGAGAGACTACGTGTTCGGCTAATAAATCACTGCTAGTTTTCAATCATTTGAATAATTTTTCATGATGAAAAAGGGCGAAAAAAAAAGTAGACACCCCATTAACGAAGGTTCAATCGGTAAACACTGCTTGAAACAGTCAGTGTCTGCCATTAATGAAACGGACAAAAGAAAGGACAAAAATATGTCCCTTAATTAAACGCCGTAAACGTCGAGCTTAGTCCGCCAACAAGGCGGTTTGTTCATGCTGCGGCGACGGGTCAGCAGGTCGAGTCGCTTGATGGGAATGGGGTTATTGATTGCCCTCCTCTACTATATTCATTTTTCAATAGTCTGAAGCTCTATATTTTCGAGGGAAAGTTCATCTACTCCGGGTTCATGTAAAGGCGTGTTTGGTAAAGAAATCCGCAAATTCAAATCATCCTCTTCGATATATCTCGTTAAAAGAGCATCGACTTCTTGCTGATCGACTTCTACGGCTGGCAATAGTGCATCGAGAGCATGATTAAATCTGTCCAACGGGCCCATCGTTCTGTCTAAGATTTCATTTAATCCGAGATTAAATTCGTTTATCGATTCTCTACTTTTCATTGAATCATCCAGCGAATAAATTATGGTATCAGCTGACATAAGATCTGCCTGGTCATATAACTCTGTTGCTTCGCTGTCAGGCGTCCATAGGGAATTATCGATATCAGAATCAAAGTCGCTTAAATGAATGGAAGGAATACTTTCCTCCGTAAGAAATGCTTTCCTATCCACTATTTCATTAATATGACCTTCAATCTGCGAACTCACGCTGCCGGGATGTGTTAATGGTGTATTAGGCAGGTCTATTGTGGCTTCTTTATTCAAAGCCATACTTTGAGGGCTACTGACTTTCGATTTCATTTTTTCATTTTCTTGCAGAGGGTAGCCTTCACGAATTAACGAATGAATATTGGCTGCCGAAGGCCTGACCATCCTCTGCAGCTCGCCCATGGACGCATTGATTGCCGCACCTGCCGCCGCCGCAAGAAAATTAGGCGACCGCAGGCGCAGAGTCTCGTTGGCAACATCGCGGACTGTCCGGTCTTCCTGCCACTGCCTATTTTTTAGAGCATCCTGTTCCAGGTATTTTTCGGCATTACGTGCAGCCGCGCGTCTCTGCCCATGAATAGCCAAAGAAGCCGAAGCTAGCGCCGTCGCGGCAAGCGACTCCAGCCGTTTTTGCGCCCTAACCGTCTGTTGTTCATCATGAAGTTTTCGTCCTGAGGCACGAAATGCGTTGGTATTCGTTTCCCAGCGAGAATATTTCTCTAAATCTAGTTGCAGTAACCTTTGTATCCTATCCTCAGACATCGGCAGCACATGCTCATACATAATCCTGGCAAGGTTATTGCGCTGGCGTTCTTGCTCTTCTGCCGTTGGCTTATTTAAAAGTTTTTTGTGTGTTAGTGT contains:
- a CDS encoding OTU domain-containing protein; protein product: MSDKITPSSTPPFIPLPDTRAMSQPVSPWISSLQGVANPASFIPLPQVRPYKLRGNEAKNKEMFAAKDKTPREKHETSLQYAYRLGIAAPHLTHAQLADAAGVTPITLHHSPLFRKPNEAIDKMRSETHCQPDETPLEYGIRLKKEYPNYILRDYATVAGVSANTLGTRPLFQKVTEGVIRAQTESPRLPGETQIEWGLRLKELHGLNASECSAATGALLNNFRRTKVFDAQQLIDTSACDAQGVTAPANLLDLAGIEYRDTTPSASPAPSTSCCLPEPGVAQHDSTSDIYNLPLSPMPLFGLEDIKNMAELMLREAGSFNNQLGDQVVQLLLNSRRLPADIVISVVQEGEQQPLYFRGVTDIPFNRAPSMDEATIALVRSGKEDCGHYNLFQHGVKMPNQPDGDCLYRAIAQGLGREDTAAAIAELRGHAAQEFINNHHQYLQAVDLDTFEMEYLQLLHQNKVVNISPSQYSTSTFEVNNVSIASSASTISFDDPVIGSNKRKQKSTVRPGQSEKLPDLLSRFIQTRNVYPETLLNWISDEQIISWAAMGIESAEGEKVGAYVIHEVTSTLLNLLNRHRVSVDDVAAAFLPTTRDLQLSLVNTLPLIMNQRSGLRVAQLIRLLSSNVATRQKIHSVMREKYTSDSPLTLEFIKNQSFYARIKNMSQRLTAVQASRAFKEGQQKGIKALLDSAKETFDQSVKELHDAGLITEPSLLQKFFSFEKSQLKHPTLERKHSLDSLLPENNIFNAALVDDLQQRDRQNFERFQNRTLALREQTRQIRTQQDAKASQSLRLSSLVTDAAMVTAAARGAYSATARNAEKEQQWEADKEMQWQESRAVRDERSEQLRHQVLDTVQVDALMPTYGNNHEWATLPLAPTLPVPPEQDLTLEIMRSARFPSIPSGLPERDLVLPDVPDVEPNERHGIATAMLDPIYYRKPNQ